The stretch of DNA CCCATTCATTCTTGTCTAGCTGACCGCGGTAGACTTCGCGGTGGTACGGGACACCGACGAGTTCTCCTGTGTTCTTGAAAGTCCAACCGTGATACGAGCAGCGGAAGTGGGAAGCATTGCCCATTTCGGCCTTGCAAACTTGATTGCCCCGGTGGGTACAAGCATTTCGGAATGCACGGATCTGCCCGTGTTCGTCGCGGACCACTATGACCGATAGGTCAGCGATCCACCGGAGAACATAATCACCCGGTTGGGGAATTTCGGACTCATGAGCGAGGAACACCCAGGCTCGGGAAAAGAGGCGTTCCTTCTCGAGCTGGTAGACCTGCGGGTCGTTGAAGATCTTGGCCGGTATACGCCCCTTGGGGAGGGTCTCCCGCATTTTGACGAGATACTCCGGGATCGTCGTCATGGCCCACCTCCATCGGACGTTGTCTCCCAGACACTACGCGGTGGTCGCCGCGCGTGCCTTCAGACGCTCAGCAACTTCCTGCCGCACCTGCTGCCACCGGCGCACATGCTCGAGCGTGGACTCGACGTGTTGCTCAGGAAGGAGATCCATGTAGTAAGGCGGCCGACTCGGACCGGGCTTGATATAACCGGCAGCCTCGTAGCGGAGACGCTCGAGCTGAATGTTGTAGCGTGCGAACTCGGGGAAGTCTCGGCTAACGATGAACGGTTCATGGGCCCAGAGGATGCGCTCGGCGATCCAGCGGCCTTCGGTCAGATCGTTGGCGAGAAGGACGTCTCGGAGATAGAGCACTGGCTCGGGGCCGCAGGTAGCTGTCGTGCTCCAGCATCCCGGCACGCGTTCACCGTAGAGGCTGTAGGCGAAGAACCAGATGCACTCGATCGGGAAGAGTTTGATCCGGTCGCCGACTGCCTGGAGATCGTTATGGTAGCGGAAACCGATCGCTGCGCCCCCGGCATACTTCACTGCGACGACCTGAGGAATTCGCGACAAGGCTTCGTAGACTTCGGTGGGAATGATTCCGCGGAACGCAGCTGTATTATCGTAAACGCAGATCGCCAGATCGGGGACAGCTTCCGCGACATCTTGGTAAAAGCGGATCATCGTTTTCGCGGTCATCTCCGACCACATCGGCCGGCCAAGGAGAACGCCTGGAGCACCGATATCGCGAAGAAATCGCATCCGATCGATCGTGTCGCGGGTATTGAGCGTCGTGGCTCCGATGAAGAGCGGGAAATCCGGATCGTGCGCGCGAACGGTTTCGACGACGACACTCGCGAATGCCTTCCATTCCTCGAGCGTGAGTGTCGCCATTTCCCCGAGTGTGCCGTTGGTCGCGATGCTGTCGACGCCATCCTGGAGGAGTTGCTTGATCATCCGTTCGGTCTCGTCCAAGTCGACCGTGTCCCGGGCGTCAATATCTCCAGCATTCGGCTTGGCAGGCGTCGGTGGATACGCCATGATGCCGCGGAGATCGCTGGCACCGATGCGCGGGAAAGCCATCGATGAACTCCTTTCGCGTCGAATACGGACCTACTGATAGAGAATCTCGATCACCAGTTGGCGTTCTCGAAACGCCGCTGATCGCTACTCGGCAGGCAAGTGTGCACCTCCTTACTGAATACCAAAGGTTATTTCTAGCAGCTCCGTGCTTGACATTGAGCTGTCCGTCTCCGGGTTGTGACTGGTGTCTAAGTGCGAGAGACGTTGGAGGAGAGCTGCAAAGGCGTTACGGATATGCAGGCGCGCGAGATTCTCCGCAAGTACCGGATTGCGCTCGCAAAGTGCTCGAGTAAGATCCTCGATCTCGTTGAAGCTGCGGAGAAGGCGACCAGGAGCTTGCAGCGATGTCGAGCGTAGGAAGCGGAAGTGCCACTGCAGCGAGTTGAGGAAATCGGCGAGTACCGGGTTGCGGGCGCCTTCGATGATGATCGCGTAGTATCTGTTCTTGCACAGGAGATACTGCGTAACGTTACCTGCGTACGCCGCGGCCCGCAGGCATTCCAGCTCGTCTTTCAGCCGTTGAAGCTCGTCGTCAGTTGCGCGCAAGGCAAAGAGAGATGCCGCGAGACCCTCTAGAACTTCGCGCAGCTCGTAGATCGCCCGTGCGCGGTTCGTGTCGAACTCGGGAACGGTCAGATGCCCACGTGAGTCACGTTGCAACAATCCGACGGTCTCGAGTTCACGAAGGGCTTCGCGCAACGTCGCTCGGGAAATGCCTAACTGCGAGGCGAGTGCACGCTCGGTGATGCGCATTCCTGGACGGAGCTGCCGCTTCGCAATAGCCTCCTGCAAGATAGCCGTAGCCATACTCCGGGTCGGAGCGATGATCCGATTGACTCGTGGCAGATTCTGCATGAGTTCGTCCTCCTACACACACTATACCGTCTGATGGTCTGACCGTCAAGACCATCAGTCAGCAATTGCCGCGTTCGCGAGTCTGACGATTCGACATCACGATCGGGATGGCCGGTATTCGTCGCGTCGGGCGCGTTGTTTTACCTTTCGACCTCAGCCCAGATGCGAAAGGTCCGTCTCGAGACGAATCGTGTCCTGCTCGGAAAGCCCCGAAGGACCACGTAGGCGCGAACAACGGTCTCGCGACAGATCGCGCGCTCGAACCGGTCACCGTTCTGACCGCAGACGCGCTTCCTCCTCGTGACTTGCTCTCTCCGAACCGGCAGCGGGTGAGGGGAGCGGGGTGGGAAGCGGCGTGGGGTGGTGGAGTGGGCTGCCGGTCGCGGCTCGTCCGGTGCGAGGGAGGAGCGGCGGGGCTGGGGGGCTGGTGTGGGCGCCGTGCACAGAAGCGGACGAGCCGGAGTGGGCGCGCTGCCCACTCCGGCTTGCTGGGGTGCCTGGGGGATGGTCAGTGCGGGGTCGCGGCGCGCTCGCGCTTGTCCATGACGGCGGTGGAATGGCCGGCATCGAGGCGGGCGGCGGGGTCGAGGAAGACGACGGCGTGGTTGACGGCGGTGATGGCTTCGGCGACGCCGGTGGCGATCAGCTTGAACTTGCCGGGGTAGGTGGCGACGTCACCAGCGGCGAAGACGCCGGGGAGGCCGGTGCTCATGGTGCGGGGATCGACGACGATGCTGTTGCGCTCGAT from Thermomicrobium roseum DSM 5159 encodes:
- a CDS encoding dihydrodipicolinate synthase family protein; translation: MAFPRIGASDLRGIMAYPPTPAKPNAGDIDARDTVDLDETERMIKQLLQDGVDSIATNGTLGEMATLTLEEWKAFASVVVETVRAHDPDFPLFIGATTLNTRDTIDRMRFLRDIGAPGVLLGRPMWSEMTAKTMIRFYQDVAEAVPDLAICVYDNTAAFRGIIPTEVYEALSRIPQVVAVKYAGGAAIGFRYHNDLQAVGDRIKLFPIECIWFFAYSLYGERVPGCWSTTATCGPEPVLYLRDVLLANDLTEGRWIAERILWAHEPFIVSRDFPEFARYNIQLERLRYEAAGYIKPGPSRPPYYMDLLPEQHVESTLEHVRRWQQVRQEVAERLKARAATTA
- a CDS encoding GntR family transcriptional regulator, whose protein sequence is MQNLPRVNRIIAPTRSMATAILQEAIAKRQLRPGMRITERALASQLGISRATLREALRELETVGLLQRDSRGHLTVPEFDTNRARAIYELREVLEGLAASLFALRATDDELQRLKDELECLRAAAYAGNVTQYLLCKNRYYAIIIEGARNPVLADFLNSLQWHFRFLRSTSLQAPGRLLRSFNEIEDLTRALCERNPVLAENLARLHIRNAFAALLQRLSHLDTSHNPETDSSMSSTELLEITFGIQ